The following coding sequences are from one Bdellovibrionales bacterium window:
- a CDS encoding YggT family protein codes for MSVLMSLFAALIEITKLVLGLYIWVLIVSAVLSWLVAFDIVNNRNRFVQSIGELCSRLTEPLLRPIRRFIPLVGGLDLSPVVLIFAIMFIQSFLAHLLAY; via the coding sequence ATGTCCGTTCTAATGTCGCTTTTTGCCGCTTTAATCGAGATTACGAAGCTTGTCCTTGGCCTCTATATTTGGGTCTTGATTGTTAGCGCTGTGCTAAGCTGGCTTGTCGCTTTTGACATTGTTAACAACCGCAATCGGTTTGTTCAAAGTATTGGGGAACTTTGCTCTCGTCTGACCGAGCCGCTCTTGCGTCCCATTCGTCGTTTTATTCCCTTGGTTGGTGGGCTTGATCTTTCTCCCGTTGTTTTGATCTTTGCGATCATGTTCATCCAATCCTTCCTCGCCCATCTTTTGGCTTATTGA
- the folD gene encoding bifunctional methylenetetrahydrofolate dehydrogenase/methenyltetrahydrofolate cyclohydrolase FolD — protein sequence MTARLIDGLAMAGQIRAGLAEHALDMKERQGGVVPSLAVILVGDDPASQVYVRNKNRVCEEVGFRSYSHTLPSSATEMELLTLINELNNNPQVNGILVQLPLPEHFNERTVINAIDPIKDVDGFHPVNVGRQTTGLMSLAPCTPLGCMMMLNDTISDLGGKKALVVGRSNIVGKPMALMLLQSSCTVTIAHSRTQNLREECLAADILVAAIGKPAAIKGDWIKEGAVVIDVGINRVMDPETGKHKLCGDVEFDVARERALAITPVPGGVGPMTIACLMQNTMQATMMQNGWGW from the coding sequence ATGACCGCACGTTTGATCGATGGTTTGGCGATGGCGGGACAGATTCGCGCGGGTCTGGCCGAACATGCCTTGGATATGAAGGAGCGTCAGGGCGGCGTTGTGCCAAGCTTGGCCGTCATCCTTGTCGGGGATGATCCTGCCAGTCAGGTCTATGTGCGCAACAAGAACCGCGTGTGCGAAGAGGTTGGCTTTCGTTCTTATAGCCACACGCTCCCCTCTTCGGCGACCGAGATGGAGCTTTTGACGCTTATCAATGAGCTTAACAACAACCCTCAAGTTAATGGAATCCTTGTACAACTTCCCTTGCCTGAGCATTTCAATGAACGCACGGTGATCAACGCGATCGATCCCATTAAGGACGTGGACGGCTTCCATCCCGTTAATGTCGGCCGGCAGACGACGGGACTGATGAGCCTTGCGCCCTGTACGCCTTTGGGCTGCATGATGATGCTCAACGATACGATTTCTGATCTTGGCGGTAAGAAGGCTCTGGTTGTGGGGCGCTCGAACATCGTTGGCAAGCCGATGGCGCTGATGCTGCTTCAGTCCAGTTGCACGGTGACCATAGCGCACTCGCGCACGCAAAACCTGCGCGAGGAATGCCTTGCTGCCGATATCCTTGTGGCGGCCATTGGCAAGCCCGCCGCTATCAAGGGTGACTGGATCAAAGAAGGCGCGGTTGTGATCGATGTTGGCATCAACCGCGTGATGGATCCCGAAACGGGCAAGCATAAACTATGCGGCGACGTGGAATTTGATGTGGCGCGGGAACGCGCCTTAGCGATCACGCCTGTTCCGGGTGGGGTGGGGCCGATGACCATCGCATGCCTGATGCAAAACACGATGCAGGCGACGATGATGCAAAACGGCTGGGGCTGGTAG
- a CDS encoding glycosyltransferase family 2 protein yields the protein MAAAVAPLQLSALVVAHNEAAQLATCLDGLSFCDEIVVVLDRCTDGSRDIAAGRGAKIIEGAWEIEGARRQAGQAACAGRWVFEVDADERVPAALAKEIRSVLKAREAAGEQGVAFWRIPFDNYIGDRLVRYGWGASFGVSAKAILYRKGIKHWGAQRVHPKVLMDGVAGEALTTRMAHYVDNDVSDMIQRLDRYTTLHARDMVEEGDRSTLRKNVARILGRFYKCYVLRKGYREGALGIVIAVCAGLYPFLSYVKAQELTKK from the coding sequence ATGGCCGCCGCTGTTGCCCCCTTGCAGCTTAGCGCCCTTGTGGTGGCGCATAATGAGGCGGCGCAGCTGGCGACCTGCCTTGATGGCCTTTCCTTTTGTGATGAAATTGTGGTGGTGCTTGACCGTTGCACCGATGGCTCACGCGACATTGCGGCGGGGCGCGGCGCTAAGATCATCGAAGGCGCGTGGGAGATCGAAGGCGCAAGGCGTCAAGCGGGCCAAGCGGCTTGCGCGGGACGCTGGGTTTTTGAGGTGGACGCGGATGAGCGTGTGCCCGCTGCCTTGGCAAAAGAAATACGCTCGGTTTTAAAAGCTCGTGAGGCCGCCGGAGAGCAAGGCGTGGCCTTTTGGCGCATCCCGTTCGACAATTATATAGGGGATCGTCTGGTGCGCTATGGTTGGGGCGCAAGCTTTGGCGTGAGTGCCAAGGCGATCCTGTACCGTAAGGGCATCAAGCATTGGGGCGCGCAGCGCGTGCATCCCAAAGTCCTTATGGATGGCGTTGCGGGCGAGGCCTTGACAACCCGCATGGCGCATTATGTGGACAATGATGTCTCGGACATGATCCAGCGGCTTGATCGCTACACGACCCTTCATGCCCGCGACATGGTTGAGGAGGGCGACCGCAGCACGCTTCGTAAGAACGTGGCGCGGATTTTGGGGCGTTTTTATAAATGCTACGTTCTGCGAAAAGGTTACCGCGAGGGCGCTTTGGGTATCGTGATCGCGGTGTGCGCGGGGCTTTATCCTTTCCTGTCCTATGTCAAAGCGCAGGAATTAACTAAAAAGTAA
- a CDS encoding GNAT family protein, whose amino-acid sequence MRNPFVIQLSEMDLDKPNHFMWKEISRGDGLPMRRFFNDVLRGKAHMLSRQDGLRKKSKKEYRKEARDIMFTLRDFPFGIHQILPVAAAVGLPNLLRRRQTEKDVEKGISGRHIALLWHNASKQVVGLSVLERTVEPNQAELSVYKNPCLQSKTFLVAVKEYMAWSQRVAGYKHFVAHIEALTDTQRGNRAAQRFAHKLGFAQTGFRGKDDPKGNGKDTLVFSVRDWKPSCACG is encoded by the coding sequence ATGCGAAACCCATTTGTCATCCAGCTATCGGAAATGGATTTGGATAAACCCAATCACTTTATGTGGAAAGAGATAAGTAGGGGTGACGGCCTTCCTATGCGTCGCTTTTTTAATGATGTCCTGCGTGGAAAAGCCCATATGCTTTCCCGTCAAGACGGGTTGCGTAAAAAATCAAAAAAAGAATATAGGAAAGAAGCGCGAGATATTATGTTCACACTTCGTGACTTTCCTTTTGGGATCCATCAGATTTTACCTGTGGCCGCGGCTGTGGGGTTGCCCAATCTTCTTCGTCGTCGCCAGACAGAAAAGGATGTGGAGAAGGGAATTAGCGGACGCCATATCGCTTTGTTGTGGCATAATGCCTCAAAACAGGTTGTCGGCCTTTCGGTTTTAGAGAGAACGGTTGAACCTAACCAAGCCGAGCTTTCCGTCTATAAGAATCCCTGTTTGCAGAGCAAAACATTTCTTGTGGCCGTCAAGGAATATATGGCGTGGTCACAGCGGGTTGCTGGTTACAAACATTTTGTGGCGCACATAGAAGCGCTCACGGACACGCAGCGCGGCAATCGTGCTGCTCAGCGATTTGCCCATAAACTTGGGTTTGCTCAAACGGGTTTTCGTGGCAAGGACGATCCCAAGGGGAACGGCAAGGATACGCTTGTTTTTTCTGTGCGTGACTGGAAGCCGTCTTGTGCGTGTGGGTGA
- a CDS encoding GIY-YIG nuclease family protein → MKYVYILTSQQGEHFYVSVTDDLKSRLKRHNAGEVPHTSKYRPWILKSYIAFSDIDQAFAFEKYLKSHSGRTFAKKRL, encoded by the coding sequence ATGAAATATGTCTATATTCTTACTTCGCAACAAGGCGAACATTTTTATGTTAGCGTGACCGATGATTTGAAATCCCGCCTAAAAAGACACAACGCAGGCGAGGTTCCTCACACCTCAAAATATAGACCTTGGATTTTAAAAAGCTACATTGCCTTTTCTGATATTGATCAGGCTTTCGCTTTTGAAAAATACCTCAAATCCCATTCAGGCCGCACCTTTGCGAAGAAGCGGTTGTGA